In a single window of the Acyrthosiphon pisum isolate AL4f chromosome X, pea_aphid_22Mar2018_4r6ur, whole genome shotgun sequence genome:
- the LOC103309486 gene encoding ATP-dependent DNA helicase PIF1-like, which yields MEFLNFLEISSLPSHILTLKIGAPIMVLQNLNPPKLCNGTRLCVKTLKNNIIEGIILTGCGKGEHVYIPRVPLKPSDTPFEFERLQFPVKLAFSFTINKSQGQSLKTTGVYLDTPCFSHGQLYVACSRGGFLYIYCKNKKTKNVVYQQALN from the coding sequence atggaatttttaaattttttagaaatatcaaGCTTACCATCTCATATATTAACGTTGAAAATTGGAGCACcaataatggttttacaaaatcTCAATCCACCTAAATTATGCAATGGAACTCGATTATGTGTAAAGacattaaagaataatataattgaaggtattatattaacagGATGTGGAAAAGGAGAACATGTTTATATCCCAAGAGTACCTCTTAAACCAAGTGATACACCATTTGAATTTGAAAGATTACAATTTCCTGTAAAACTTGCCTTTTCTTTCACAATTAACAAATCTCAAGGACAATCACTAAAAACTACAGGAGTTTATCTTGATACACCATGCTTTTCTCATGGCCAATTGTATGTAGCATGTTCAAGAGGaggttttttgtatatttattgtaaaaataaaaaaactaagaatGTTGTTTATCAACAGGCATTAAATTAA